In the genome of Limnobaculum zhutongyuii, one region contains:
- the alr gene encoding alanine racemase, with amino-acid sequence MISATAVIDRGALKHNLQRIRQIAPESRIIAVVKANAYGHGLLDVAHTLPDSDCFGVARIEEALMLRSGGVIKPILLLEGFFCAEDLPMLAVNNIETVVHNIEQLEALEQSELDRPVRVWMKVDTGMHRLGVRPEQAEAFYQRLSACENVVQPVNIMSHFSRSDEPEVDTTRKQIDCFDAFVHNKPGLKSLAASGGILLWSEAHRDWIRPGIIMYGVSPLADTFADKFGLKPAMTLKASLIAVREHKAGEPVGYGGAWVSERDTRLGVIAIGYGDGYPRDAPNGTPVLINGRRVPLVGHVSMDMVTVDLGPDATDKVGDEATIWGPELPVETIAKYTGIIPYELITKLTARVATRYLD; translated from the coding sequence ATGATCTCGGCAACAGCGGTAATTGACCGCGGCGCATTGAAACATAACCTACAACGTATTCGCCAAATAGCTCCTGAAAGTCGCATTATTGCCGTGGTAAAAGCCAATGCTTATGGGCATGGGTTGTTAGATGTTGCCCACACTTTGCCTGATTCTGATTGTTTCGGTGTTGCCCGCATTGAAGAGGCGCTAATGTTGCGCTCCGGTGGCGTGATTAAGCCTATTTTACTGTTGGAAGGCTTCTTCTGTGCGGAGGATTTGCCGATGCTGGCGGTCAATAATATCGAAACGGTAGTACATAATATTGAGCAGTTAGAAGCGCTGGAGCAGAGTGAGCTCGATCGCCCGGTACGCGTATGGATGAAAGTGGACACTGGCATGCATCGCCTTGGTGTACGCCCTGAACAGGCAGAGGCATTCTATCAGCGCTTAAGCGCCTGTGAGAATGTGGTCCAACCGGTTAATATCATGAGCCATTTTAGCCGTTCTGATGAACCAGAGGTTGATACTACCCGTAAGCAAATTGATTGCTTTGATGCTTTTGTGCATAACAAGCCAGGGTTGAAGAGTCTGGCTGCTTCTGGTGGTATTTTGCTGTGGTCAGAAGCGCATCGTGACTGGATTCGTCCGGGCATTATTATGTACGGTGTTTCCCCTCTGGCGGATACGTTTGCGGATAAATTTGGCCTTAAACCGGCGATGACACTCAAAGCCAGTCTGATTGCGGTACGTGAGCATAAAGCGGGTGAGCCGGTCGGTTATGGCGGAGCCTGGGTCAGTGAGCGAGATACCCGTTTAGGTGTGATTGCAATTGGCTATGGTGACGGATATCCTCGCGATGCGCCAAATGGAACGCCAGTATTGATTAATGGCCGGCGCGTGCCTTTAGTGGGGCATGTTTCCATGGATATGGTGACGGTAGACTTAGGACCGGATGCGACAGATAAAGTGGGTGATGAAGCCACTATCTGGGGGCCAGAATTACCGGTAGAAACCATTGCGAAATACACCGGCATTATCCCTTATGAGTTGATTACTAAGCTGACAGCCCGCGTAGCAACCCGATATCTTGATTAA
- a CDS encoding MerR family transcriptional regulator, translated as MKIGTLAKKTGLSPHTLRYYERIGLLPVVYRDSSGQRDYDQRVLDRLEFLSKLRTTGMPLRDMQRYAELVTQGDSTADLRRQLLEQHRLQVRNRLAELQSCLLVIDKKIDGYCNSSHTITDTTGDPK; from the coding sequence ATGAAAATTGGCACACTGGCAAAAAAGACTGGCTTATCTCCCCATACGCTTCGCTATTACGAACGCATTGGCTTGCTTCCGGTTGTTTATCGGGATAGCAGCGGACAAAGAGATTACGACCAACGAGTGCTGGACCGCCTTGAGTTTCTCAGCAAATTGAGGACCACAGGAATGCCTCTGCGCGATATGCAACGGTATGCAGAGTTGGTAACCCAAGGTGATAGCACTGCCGATCTGCGTCGACAATTGCTGGAGCAACACCGCCTACAGGTTCGAAATCGACTGGCAGAATTACAAAGCTGTCTGCTGGTGATTGATAAAAAAATTGATGGTTACTGCAACAGCAGTCACACGATTACTGATACAACAGGAGATCCCAAATGA
- a CDS encoding MmcQ/YjbR family DNA-binding protein, with product MDLQGCIEYCLTKTGSVHDYQPLWEADRVKVAGKIFAILGELNGRPSITLKCPPALAERLRDEHQDIIPGYHLNKALWNTLFLNGKLDETLIKNMIDISYQEVRNLLPAYVRKALLAGENPQAIK from the coding sequence ATGGACCTACAAGGTTGTATTGAATATTGTTTAACCAAAACAGGCAGTGTTCATGATTATCAACCGCTTTGGGAAGCGGATCGTGTTAAGGTTGCTGGTAAAATATTCGCCATACTGGGTGAGTTAAATGGCAGGCCGAGCATCACGCTCAAGTGCCCTCCGGCGTTGGCAGAGCGTTTGCGGGATGAACACCAGGATATTATCCCTGGATATCACTTGAATAAGGCACTATGGAATACACTGTTTCTTAATGGAAAACTGGATGAAACGCTGATAAAAAATATGATTGATATTTCCTATCAGGAAGTAAGAAATTTGCTACCTGCGTATGTAAGAAAAGCGCTGTTGGCAGGGGAAAATCCACAGGCAATAAAGTAA
- a CDS encoding YfbM family protein, with amino-acid sequence MGIQACYMAIDEDGLNHLIDLDEVDLVDELEELEEHNDTLDIWKMWDGLHFILTGSSASEPLEDDPLSDAIVGIHILDEENFIAAIGNNELPPVIAALKQLDLADLKSRFDPQQFNDAEIYPNIWTSESKESLYAELEQALTELVNFYQRCLDNNMHVVVSIY; translated from the coding sequence ATGGGAATACAAGCCTGCTACATGGCCATTGATGAAGATGGCCTGAACCACCTGATAGATCTTGATGAGGTCGATCTGGTTGATGAACTGGAAGAGCTGGAAGAACACAACGACACGCTGGATATCTGGAAAATGTGGGATGGTTTGCATTTTATACTGACCGGCAGCTCCGCCAGCGAACCTCTGGAAGATGACCCGTTAAGCGATGCCATTGTTGGTATCCATATACTGGATGAAGAGAACTTTATTGCCGCCATCGGGAATAACGAGCTCCCTCCGGTCATTGCCGCATTGAAACAGCTCGATTTAGCCGATCTGAAATCTCGCTTTGATCCTCAACAATTCAATGACGCTGAGATTTACCCTAACATCTGGACTTCAGAGTCCAAAGAATCGCTGTATGCTGAATTAGAGCAGGCATTAACGGAACTGGTAAATTTTTACCAGCGCTGTCTGGATAATAATATGCATGTCGTTGTAAGTATTTACTAA
- the dnaB gene encoding replicative DNA helicase encodes MSGKTPFNKQNARNERPVDRQMEGLKMPPHSLEAEQSVLGGLMLDNERWDNVSERVTANDFYSRPHRTVFGEMQRLLELGKPIDLITLSESLEQKGVLDQVGGFAYLAELSKNTPSAANIGAYADIVRERAVVREMISVANEIADAGYDPQGRNSEELLDLAESRVFQIAESRTNKDEGPKSIDQILEDTVSRIEQLYQRPHDGVTGVSTGFNDLDKKTAGLQRSDLIIVAARPSMGKTTFAMNLCENAAMMQEKPVLIFSLEMPCEQIMMRMLASLSRVDQTKIRTGQLDDEDWARISSTMGILLEKRNMYIDDSSGLTPTEVRSRARRIFREHGGLSMIMIDYLQLMRVPALSDNRTLEIAEISRSLKALAKELQVPVVALSQLNRSLEQRADKRPVNSDLRESGSIEQDADVIMFIYRDEVYNENSEEKGIAQIILGKQRNGPIGSVRLTFQGQWSRFDNYAGPQFDDE; translated from the coding sequence ATGTCTGGCAAAACACCTTTTAATAAGCAGAACGCCCGTAACGAACGGCCTGTCGACCGTCAAATGGAAGGGCTGAAAATGCCGCCTCATTCCCTTGAGGCTGAACAATCCGTATTGGGCGGCCTGATGCTGGACAATGAGCGTTGGGATAATGTGTCTGAACGGGTAACGGCGAATGACTTTTATAGTCGTCCTCACCGCACGGTATTTGGCGAAATGCAGCGTCTGCTGGAGCTGGGCAAGCCAATCGATTTGATCACGTTATCTGAATCGTTGGAACAAAAAGGGGTACTGGATCAGGTCGGGGGATTTGCCTATCTGGCGGAACTGTCAAAAAACACCCCAAGCGCGGCCAACATAGGCGCTTATGCGGACATCGTTCGTGAACGCGCGGTGGTCCGTGAGATGATCTCAGTAGCCAATGAAATTGCCGATGCCGGTTATGATCCTCAGGGGCGCAACAGCGAAGAGCTGCTGGATCTGGCTGAATCACGGGTTTTCCAGATTGCAGAAAGCCGTACAAATAAAGATGAAGGACCAAAAAGTATCGACCAGATTCTGGAAGATACCGTTTCCCGTATTGAACAGTTGTATCAGCGTCCCCATGACGGTGTGACCGGTGTTTCTACCGGTTTTAATGATTTAGATAAGAAAACCGCCGGCTTACAGCGGTCAGACTTAATTATTGTCGCCGCGCGTCCTTCAATGGGTAAAACCACCTTCGCCATGAACCTGTGTGAGAACGCAGCCATGATGCAGGAGAAACCAGTACTGATATTCAGTCTGGAGATGCCCTGCGAACAGATTATGATGCGTATGCTGGCTTCACTCTCGCGGGTAGACCAAACCAAAATTCGTACTGGTCAGTTAGATGATGAAGACTGGGCCAGAATTTCCAGCACCATGGGCATCCTGCTGGAAAAACGCAATATGTACATTGATGACTCTTCCGGCCTGACCCCAACAGAAGTTCGATCCCGTGCCCGGCGTATTTTCCGTGAACATGGCGGACTTAGCATGATTATGATCGACTACTTGCAGTTGATGCGAGTACCCGCCCTGTCAGATAACCGTACGCTGGAAATCGCTGAAATATCCCGTTCACTGAAAGCACTGGCAAAAGAGCTACAGGTACCGGTAGTGGCGCTGTCCCAGCTTAACCGTAGTCTGGAGCAACGAGCAGATAAACGTCCGGTTAACTCCGACTTACGTGAGTCTGGCTCCATCGAGCAGGATGCGGACGTTATTATGTTTATCTATCGTGATGAAGTTTATAACGAGAACAGTGAAGAGAAGGGTATCGCACAGATTATTCTCGGTAAGCAACGTAACGGCCCTATCGGTTCTGTTCGACTGACGTTTCAGGGACAATGGTCACGATTTGATAACTATGCGGGTCCGCAATTTGATGATGAATAA
- a CDS encoding cation:dicarboxylate symporter family transporter — translation MTNHSHTLEHDKPLLAEPAKKAFWKGLGFQIAVSMILGILVGFIWPEFATSLKLLGDIFLRLIKSAVAPLIFLTVALGIGAAGDIKQVGRVGLSAIIYFEIVSTIAILFGFGMGELLSVGSGTVLTESHVNSQATSLIQASHAAPKSFAQFFLEIFPDSFMGAFSSNNLLQVLVLALMFGFGILLLKEKERVVVENALNFIAKAFFKFIHVIMLLAPIGTFGAIAYAVGSNGVDMLIKLTYLVLAFYLTLILFVVIVLGAVCLLFKLNLFDIIKFIKEELYITFGTASSESVLPRLLEKLPKYGASRQTVGLVLPTGYAFNLDGTSIYMSMGVIFLANAYGIPLSIEQLFGILLIMLLTSKGAATVSGGAFVVFAATITTTGLLPLEGVAVMFGVYRFMSMALAVTNIIGNTVATIAVAKMNREYHPSRRQKLEDDED, via the coding sequence ATGACAAATCACTCGCATACATTGGAGCACGATAAACCTTTACTCGCTGAACCCGCTAAAAAGGCCTTCTGGAAAGGTCTTGGGTTCCAGATTGCTGTCAGTATGATCCTGGGGATTTTGGTAGGATTTATCTGGCCAGAGTTTGCCACCAGCCTGAAGCTTTTGGGTGATATCTTTTTACGATTGATAAAAAGCGCCGTAGCACCATTAATCTTTTTGACCGTAGCGTTGGGAATTGGCGCTGCCGGGGATATCAAGCAGGTCGGGCGTGTTGGCCTGAGCGCTATCATCTATTTTGAAATAGTTTCGACCATTGCCATCCTGTTTGGCTTTGGCATGGGGGAATTACTCAGCGTTGGTAGCGGCACGGTACTTACTGAAAGCCATGTGAACTCACAGGCTACCAGCCTGATTCAGGCCTCTCACGCCGCACCTAAATCTTTCGCTCAGTTCTTCCTCGAAATATTCCCAGATAGCTTTATGGGAGCGTTCTCTTCTAATAACTTACTGCAGGTTCTGGTACTGGCGTTGATGTTTGGCTTTGGTATTCTGCTGCTAAAAGAGAAAGAACGTGTGGTGGTAGAGAATGCACTTAACTTCATTGCTAAAGCCTTCTTTAAATTTATCCACGTTATTATGCTGTTAGCACCTATCGGTACCTTTGGGGCCATTGCTTATGCGGTAGGTAGTAACGGTGTGGATATGTTGATTAAGCTAACCTATCTGGTATTAGCTTTCTATCTGACGCTAATTCTGTTTGTCGTGATCGTATTAGGCGCGGTCTGTCTGCTCTTCAAACTTAATCTGTTTGATATTATTAAATTTATTAAAGAAGAACTCTATATTACTTTCGGTACTGCCTCCTCTGAAAGTGTACTGCCTCGCTTGCTGGAAAAATTACCCAAATATGGCGCTTCACGCCAAACGGTAGGACTGGTTTTACCAACCGGCTATGCCTTTAACCTGGATGGAACCTCAATTTATATGTCAATGGGGGTTATCTTCCTGGCCAATGCCTATGGTATCCCACTGAGTATTGAGCAGCTGTTCGGCATCCTGTTAATTATGCTATTAACCTCTAAAGGTGCAGCGACGGTTTCCGGCGGAGCATTCGTGGTTTTCGCCGCCACAATTACCACGACCGGGCTACTTCCATTAGAAGGGGTTGCTGTGATGTTCGGGGTTTATCGCTTTATGTCGATGGCACTGGCTGTCACCAACATTATTGGTAACACCGTAGCAACTATCGCGGTAGCTAAAATGAACCGTGAATACCATCCGAGTCGGCGACAAAAGCTGGAAGATGATGAGGATTAA
- a CDS encoding quinone oxidoreductase, with amino-acid sequence MAKRIEFAANGGPEVLKYVDFTPKQPADNEVLVANKAIGINYIDTYVRSGLYPTPSLPSGLGTEAAGIVEKVGAGVTHINVGDRVVYAQSPLGAYSDYHCVAADKVAKLPDAISFEQAAASFLKGLTVYYLLHMTYQVKPGETILFHAAAGGVGKIACQWAKALGVKLIGTVGSAGKAAQAKQDGAWATINYQEEDIAKRVSELTNGEKVNVVYDSVGKSTWLASLDCLRPHGLMVSFGNASGPVTGVDLGILNQKGGLFVTRPSLGNYITTKQLLQHAANELFSMIASGAINVDVAPTQQFPLKDAVRAHQALESRITSGSSLLIP; translated from the coding sequence ATGGCTAAACGTATTGAATTTGCTGCAAATGGCGGTCCGGAAGTACTGAAATATGTCGATTTTACCCCCAAACAGCCAGCTGACAATGAAGTATTGGTCGCCAACAAGGCTATCGGTATTAACTATATCGATACCTATGTTCGCAGTGGCCTTTATCCAACCCCTTCTCTGCCATCAGGATTAGGTACCGAAGCGGCAGGTATTGTAGAAAAAGTAGGGGCTGGAGTAACACACATAAACGTTGGCGATCGGGTTGTCTATGCTCAATCCCCCTTAGGTGCTTATAGTGACTATCACTGCGTAGCAGCAGATAAAGTGGCTAAACTCCCGGATGCTATCTCATTTGAACAGGCGGCAGCGTCCTTCCTTAAAGGACTCACCGTCTACTATTTACTGCATATGACCTATCAGGTAAAACCGGGAGAAACGATTTTGTTTCACGCCGCTGCCGGAGGTGTAGGTAAAATTGCCTGTCAGTGGGCAAAGGCTCTGGGCGTTAAACTGATTGGTACTGTTGGTTCTGCCGGGAAAGCCGCACAGGCTAAACAAGACGGCGCATGGGCCACGATTAACTATCAGGAAGAAGACATTGCCAAGCGTGTTTCAGAACTGACCAACGGTGAAAAAGTGAACGTTGTCTATGACTCGGTGGGTAAATCAACCTGGCTTGCCTCACTGGACTGTTTGCGCCCACATGGGTTAATGGTGAGTTTTGGTAATGCTTCAGGTCCGGTTACCGGTGTAGATTTGGGCATTCTTAATCAAAAAGGTGGCCTGTTTGTTACCCGACCATCACTGGGCAACTACATCACCACAAAACAACTATTACAACATGCAGCCAACGAACTGTTTTCCATGATTGCCAGTGGTGCTATTAATGTGGATGTGGCACCTACGCAACAGTTCCCGCTTAAAGATGCAGTCCGAGCTCATCAGGCATTAGAAAGTCGGATAACCTCAGGCTCCAGCCTGCTGATACCCTGA